In Aspergillus fumigatus Af293 chromosome 6, whole genome shotgun sequence, the genomic window TAAATGCCGCCAAATGATCTCCCACGTTGAGATCAAATGCATGGGTCCTCATATCCTGAAGGACTGCTGAGAGAACCGGCTATCCCCTTTTCTCACATTGAGCTTCTCTTCGAAGATGGCTTTCTTGTCAGATTCTTGTGTGGGGACCAGGTATTCATCGAGCAATTTCAGCTTGTTTTCCACTGGAGGATCATCTGGTGGCAGTTTGAGGGAGTGATCAGGATGTTGGCTGGGATTGATCGCGGTATAGTCATGAGCGATTCCGTGGAATCTGGCATAGTCGAGAAGAGATGGTTCGTGTTTTGCTGACATTGAGAATGATTCAGTGGAATGGgttgtggatgatgagactAACAGTCTTCTACTGGGTTAGGCGTTATGATTCTTCAGCTCAGACACGTGTAAACCGATGTCCTGTCTATTCGCACTTTACAAGTGATAAAGCTGAGCATCAGTGAAGCGTCTCTAGCACTAACAGAATATAGACTGGTGTATATTATTCAATCCACTAGTATCATGACAGTATCATGGAACGTTTCCTAGGTAAGAAGAAGCACACATCCATCTGATCACTCTCTTCACAGACATATTCAGAAGCAACTATCATTTCGTATCTATCGTAAACCGTTCATTCATGTTTGCTCGCCCTCGTCGAGAATGTGTATGTGCAATAAGTTCTCTCGACTCACAACCGCCAAGAATAAGGAGAAGGAACCAGTCCCAAAGATCAATCGTTATAGTTGGATTGACGCGAGCCGTCCTTGTTCACGGCTGGTAGGTTATAGTAAGCATTATATTCCTCCTCCTGAGATTTGCCCTCAGGGTCGAAGTAGGGGCGTTCAGCGTGGCAAGCGACTCGAACGGCATGACGACGGTGAGGAGAAAAGCCATAAGAAGCGGAGTGATTCTACTAGAAAGTCAGGAGGAATCATGGGGAATATCTGTGCGTCACTCACTGTTGTTCTATTGTCCCACAGGGCCACATCATTCTCACCCCATTGGAAACGAACGTGCGCCTCTTGCGTGGTGGCAACAACCTCGGTAAGGTACCTTATGATGGCGTCGCTCTCTGTTTTCGGGATTCCCACAATCTTGGTTACGAAGCCAGGATTGAAGAACAGACTGTTCCAGCCAGTAACTGGATTCGTGCGAATCAAAGGGTGCTCTGTGGTGATCGGCTCACGACGAACGGTTCGACCAAGAGCTCGTGAGTCTGATGCCTGCATGTTGGCTGTATGAAGAGCAGTCAAGCCCTTCAGGTAGTTCTGCATGTGCGATGAGAGAGCGTCGTACGCCGCGTATTGGGACGACCAGAGAGTGtcaccaccgccgcctcGAGGAGGACCCGTCAAGACCTTCAATGATGTATAGGATGGTGGCTGAATCTCGTATGTTACGTCAGAATGCCATAGGAAGCTAGGGGAAAACAGCGCTCGCTGGTCGGAAGAGTTGTCCCCAGTATAAACAACATGCACGTCTTCCAACCCCTTCTTTTTTGGTACAGCAGTAGTGGCATGCTACACCACTGTTAGAGACCAATCACGACCTGACGACGATCTGGGGGAGTTAAGACTCACCTTATGCAAAGTCCCGAAATATTTCCCCAATTCCCGTTGAGCGTCAATATCAAAATCCTTCTGATTGCGGAAAAATACCACGCCACGGACGGCGATCAGGCGTGCAAGGTCATCCCTCTGGGCATCATTAAGCCTGGCCAAATTGACTCCATGTATTTCCGTTCCAATTCGCGGAGTGTAGTCGAAGACGTCAGTTGCATCTTGGAGCAAGTGACGGAATTTTGGGTCTCCACGAAGCCCTTTGTCTTCGTATGGAACCTCCCCTATAGGTTCCCACCGAACATCAGGAAACGAGGGTAGAAGGTCCTCGTAAGGGTAGTCGTC contains:
- a CDS encoding TauD/TfdA dioxygenase family protein, giving the protein MAPLLEEPAATPYLGHFTVPKKEPAEHNKFWYEPGRTTVKRHDDYPYEDLLPSFPDVRWEPIGEVPYEDKGLRGDPKFRHLLQDATDVFDYTPRIGTEIHGVNLARLNDAQRDDLARLIAVRGVVFFRNQKDFDIDAQRELGKYFGTLHKHATTAVPKKKGLEDVHVVYTGDNSSDQRALFSPSFLWHSDVTYEIQPPSYTSLKVLTGPPRGGGGDTLWSSQYAAYDALSSHMQNYLKGLTALHTANMQASDSRALGRTVRREPITTEHPLIRTNPVTGWNSLFFNPGFVTKIVGIPKTESDAIIRYLTEVVATTQEAHVRFQWGENDVALWDNRTTNHSASYGFSPHRRHAVRVACHAERPYFDPEGKSQEEEYNAYYNLPAVNKDGSRQSNYND